From Psychrobacillus sp. FSL K6-2836, a single genomic window includes:
- a CDS encoding PAS domain S-box protein, whose protein sequence is MNESVSQIDYREIMEYSRDPLIIHTNLKIIDVNHVAVDFFRATKDKIIGASPLDIFQEASKLAIEKRIESAYQQPAKVIEETIYRMDGTTVEVELYCHPVQIGKTKAIQTYVRDITVRKEKELKQLEIMKEINELSATLVPVLNGIAILPLMGSIDEDRAKQLLDEVPFKVQEQDINILIIDFSGMYTLNSVVTDYLFKINNVLSLLGVRSIITGLRPQLALTAIQLDYKLDSIPTKSTVKQALHSLGIIQNLTMPLDIKNNNQKMQTP, encoded by the coding sequence ATGAACGAAAGCGTATCTCAAATAGATTACCGTGAGATAATGGAGTATTCACGTGATCCGTTAATCATTCATACTAACCTTAAAATAATTGACGTGAACCATGTAGCGGTAGATTTTTTCAGAGCAACTAAAGATAAAATCATTGGAGCAAGTCCTTTAGATATTTTTCAGGAAGCCTCTAAGTTAGCTATTGAAAAAAGAATAGAATCTGCCTACCAACAACCAGCCAAAGTTATTGAAGAAACAATTTACCGAATGGATGGGACTACTGTAGAAGTTGAACTATATTGTCATCCCGTTCAAATTGGAAAGACAAAAGCAATACAAACGTATGTTAGAGATATTACCGTGCGTAAAGAAAAAGAATTGAAGCAACTTGAAATTATGAAAGAAATTAATGAATTATCAGCTACACTAGTTCCTGTATTAAATGGAATTGCTATATTGCCTTTAATGGGTTCAATCGATGAGGATCGAGCAAAACAACTACTAGATGAAGTACCATTTAAGGTACAAGAACAAGACATTAATATCTTAATCATTGATTTTTCTGGCATGTATACATTAAACAGTGTTGTGACAGATTACCTCTTTAAGATTAATAACGTCCTTTCCTTGCTAGGTGTACGTTCAATTATTACAGGGTTAAGACCACAATTGGCTCTAACGGCTATACAGTTAGATTATAAGCTAGACTCTATTCCTACCAAGTCTACTGTTAAGCAAGCGCTACATTCTTTAGGCATCATTCAAAACCTAACTATGCCTCTGGATATAAAAAATAATAACCAAAAAATGCAGACTCCGTGA
- a CDS encoding cold-shock protein codes for MTQGTVKWFNAEKGFGFIEVEGGNDVFAHFSAIQGEGFKSLDEGQKVEFDVEDGQRGPQAVNIVKL; via the coding sequence ATGACACAAGGTACAGTAAAATGGTTTAACGCAGAAAAAGGTTTTGGATTTATCGAGGTTGAAGGTGGAAACGACGTATTCGCTCATTTCTCAGCAATCCAAGGCGAAGGATTCAAATCTCTTGACGAAGGTCAAAAAGTTGAATTTGACGTAGAAGATGGTCAACGTGGACCACAAGCAGTAAACATCGTAAAACTTTAA
- a CDS encoding pentapeptide repeat-containing protein — MSAINTKNNLRADCENCFALCCVGLHFAASVDFAVDKLAGTPCTNLRTDYRCGIHKELRQQGYKGCTVFECFGAGQKVSQVTFKGVSWRENPKIARDMFDVFPIMQELHEILSYLTEARTKEETLTIHKELSIAIEETEKLTRLSPDLLLALNIPEHRARMNTLLVKTSELVRKDKGSIGNKKKDRSRADLLGANLRGADLRGVNFRGAYLIAADLRKADMRYADFIGADFRDANLSGADLTGAIFLTQVQINSAKGDNQTKLPVTLMRPMHWI, encoded by the coding sequence TTGTCCGCTATAAATACTAAGAATAATCTACGTGCTGACTGCGAAAATTGTTTTGCATTATGCTGCGTGGGGCTCCATTTTGCTGCATCGGTAGATTTTGCAGTTGATAAACTAGCTGGTACGCCCTGCACGAATCTTCGAACAGACTACCGTTGTGGAATACATAAAGAACTTAGGCAACAAGGATATAAAGGGTGTACTGTTTTTGAATGCTTCGGGGCAGGTCAGAAAGTTTCTCAAGTTACTTTCAAGGGAGTCAGCTGGCGAGAGAATCCAAAAATAGCGAGGGATATGTTCGACGTTTTTCCAATTATGCAAGAGCTTCATGAAATTCTTTCGTATCTTACAGAGGCACGTACAAAGGAGGAAACTCTTACAATTCACAAAGAACTCAGTATTGCAATTGAAGAAACCGAAAAACTCACGAGGCTAAGTCCCGATTTACTATTAGCGTTAAACATTCCAGAGCATCGTGCTAGGATGAACACATTACTTGTAAAAACAAGTGAACTAGTTCGTAAGGATAAAGGTTCAATAGGTAATAAGAAAAAGGATCGTAGTAGAGCAGATCTTCTAGGAGCAAATTTACGAGGAGCAGATCTTAGAGGAGTAAATTTTAGAGGCGCTTATCTAATAGCTGCCGATCTCCGAAAAGCTGATATGAGGTATGCCGATTTTATCGGGGCGGACTTTCGAGATGCCAACCTAAGTGGAGCAGATCTGACAGGGGCAATATTCCTCACACAAGTTCAGATAAACTCTGCAAAAGGAGATAACCAAACTAAATTGCCAGTAACACTTATGCGACCAATGCATTGGATTTAA
- the pcp gene encoding pyroglutamyl-peptidase I: MKKLLLTGFEPFLSFTVNPTMKIVEELDGKTIGEYEVISRVLSVDFAKSGAQLIHQLEEIKPDAVMSLGLAGGRYKITPERIAINVKDGAADNQGHTPLDETIQLDGEPGYFSTLPVRSMVDELIKEGLPATISNTAGTYLCNNVMYEALHYAKMNNLDMPTGFIHIPASHELAIQHGKIPSWSHADLKRGIEICIAVLGKQ; the protein is encoded by the coding sequence ATGAAAAAACTACTGTTAACTGGATTTGAACCATTTCTATCATTCACAGTGAATCCGACGATGAAAATTGTAGAAGAATTAGATGGCAAGACAATTGGAGAATATGAGGTAATAAGCAGAGTTCTATCAGTCGACTTCGCAAAGTCAGGTGCACAGCTAATTCATCAGCTAGAGGAGATAAAGCCAGATGCAGTTATGTCCTTAGGATTAGCTGGCGGACGTTATAAAATCACTCCAGAACGCATTGCGATCAATGTGAAAGATGGTGCCGCGGACAATCAGGGACATACGCCATTAGACGAAACAATTCAGCTAGACGGCGAACCTGGCTACTTTTCGACGCTACCTGTACGTTCGATGGTGGATGAACTTATAAAAGAAGGTCTTCCTGCTACTATTTCGAATACTGCAGGTACATACTTATGCAATAACGTCATGTATGAGGCTTTACATTATGCCAAGATGAACAATCTAGACATGCCCACCGGATTCATCCACATACCAGCATCTCATGAGTTAGCTATTCAACACGGGAAAATCCCAAGCTGGTCCCATGCGGATTTAAAAAGAGGCATAGAAATTTGTATAGCAGTGCTAGGGAAGCAATAA
- a CDS encoding cold-shock protein codes for MTQGTVKWFNAEKGFGFIEVEGGNDVFAHFSAIQGEGFKSLDEGQKVEFDVEDGQRGPQAVNIVKL; via the coding sequence ATGACACAAGGTACAGTAAAATGGTTTAACGCAGAAAAAGGTTTTGGATTTATCGAGGTTGAAGGCGGAAACGACGTATTCGCTCATTTCTCAGCAATCCAAGGCGAAGGATTCAAATCTCTTGACGAAGGTCAAAAAGTTGAATTTGACGTTGAAGATGGTCAACGTGGACCACAAGCAGTTAACATTGTAAAACTTTAA
- the trhA gene encoding PAQR family membrane homeostasis protein TrhA, whose translation MSNTHIFSKREEIANATIHGIGAMLSIAALVILIVTSVIHGTAWHVVSFTLFGSSMVLLYLSSTLVHGFPAGRLKDFFEIMDHSAIYFFIAGTYTPFLFLAIKGPLGWTLFGIVWGLAIAGTVFKAFFVKRFLHTSTLLYVVMGWLMVFGWKPLLENVSSQGLILLAIGGILYTIGAVFYVWRGFTYHHAVWHVFVLAASILHFFAVMTLLP comes from the coding sequence ATGAGCAATACACATATATTTTCCAAACGTGAAGAAATAGCTAATGCAACTATTCATGGGATTGGTGCTATGCTTAGTATAGCAGCTCTTGTAATATTAATCGTAACTTCCGTAATACATGGAACAGCTTGGCATGTTGTAAGTTTTACATTGTTTGGTTCGTCGATGGTCCTTTTATATTTGTCTTCCACACTGGTCCACGGGTTTCCAGCAGGACGCTTAAAAGATTTCTTTGAGATTATGGATCACTCGGCTATATACTTTTTTATCGCTGGAACATATACACCGTTCTTATTCCTCGCTATTAAAGGACCATTAGGATGGACTTTGTTCGGTATCGTATGGGGGCTTGCGATTGCGGGGACCGTGTTTAAAGCGTTTTTTGTGAAAAGATTCTTACATACTTCCACATTGTTATACGTTGTGATGGGCTGGTTAATGGTATTTGGATGGAAACCTCTTTTAGAGAATGTATCATCTCAAGGACTCATACTGCTAGCAATTGGGGGTATCTTGTATACAATCGGAGCAGTTTTCTACGTGTGGCGTGGGTTTACATATCATCACGCAGTCTGGCATGTATTTGTGCTCGCAGCGTCTATCCTGCATTTCTTTGCTGTCATGACGTTGCTACCATAA